One Candidatus Methylomirabilota bacterium genomic region harbors:
- a CDS encoding NAD-dependent epimerase/dehydratase family protein has translation MVAPLLPGMRVLVTGGAGFIGSFVVDRLLALGHEVRVFDGLDPQVHPRGVPVYLSSGAELLTGDVRNRGQCAKALEGVEVVVHAAAAVGVAQSLYRVEHYVDVNVRGTATLLQCIAERQHPLRKVVVLTSMTGYGEGVYRRPSDGRHMRVGIRSEGEIQRYGWDPVCPETKEPLEPVPTPEGAELMARNVYALSKRYQEELALSLGSVYRFPVVCLRMFNVYGPRQSLSNPYTGVLAIFLSRLMTGQPPIVYEDGLQTRDFVSVHDVVDAIVAAIASPAADGEVINIGSGVPQSIGEVARVLANVAGVSSIKPTITGQFRRGDVRHCIADLSRARRLLGFTPKVTWEAGLMELARWCKAADAADRFDQADHELRARGLLSERLDAQGGAKYHEAGTHHGEQRPHRV, from the coding sequence ATGGTAGCGCCTCTTCTTCCAGGTATGCGCGTTCTCGTGACGGGGGGCGCGGGATTCATCGGATCGTTTGTGGTGGATCGCCTGCTGGCCTTGGGTCACGAGGTGCGCGTATTCGATGGTCTTGACCCCCAGGTCCATCCGCGGGGTGTCCCAGTCTATCTCTCATCAGGTGCCGAACTGCTGACGGGAGACGTCCGTAATCGCGGGCAGTGCGCCAAAGCTCTTGAAGGCGTTGAGGTGGTCGTGCATGCAGCGGCGGCCGTCGGCGTCGCCCAGTCTCTCTATAGAGTGGAGCATTACGTGGACGTCAACGTCAGGGGGACGGCAACGCTCCTGCAGTGCATCGCGGAGCGGCAGCATCCGCTCCGGAAGGTGGTAGTGCTGACATCCATGACCGGATATGGAGAAGGGGTCTATCGGCGACCCTCCGACGGCCGGCACATGCGGGTGGGCATCCGAAGCGAGGGCGAGATCCAGCGGTACGGCTGGGATCCTGTCTGTCCGGAGACTAAAGAGCCGCTGGAGCCCGTCCCGACCCCTGAGGGAGCTGAACTGATGGCCCGGAACGTTTATGCTCTCTCGAAGCGGTATCAGGAAGAGCTCGCCCTGAGCCTCGGGTCCGTCTATCGGTTTCCGGTAGTCTGCCTCCGGATGTTCAATGTGTACGGGCCACGGCAGTCGCTAAGCAATCCCTACACCGGCGTCCTGGCCATCTTTCTCAGCCGGCTCATGACAGGTCAGCCGCCCATCGTCTACGAGGACGGGCTGCAGACTCGTGATTTCGTCTCCGTCCATGATGTGGTGGATGCCATTGTAGCGGCGATCGCGTCGCCGGCGGCGGACGGAGAGGTGATCAACATCGGCAGCGGGGTCCCTCAGAGCATCGGCGAGGTGGCGAGGGTACTGGCGAACGTGGCGGGGGTTTCATCGATCAAGCCAACCATTACAGGCCAGTTCCGGCGGGGCGACGTGCGCCATTGCATCGCGGATCTGAGCAGGGCTCGACGGCTCCTGGGCTTTACGCCCAAGGTCACGTGGGAGGCCGGGCTTATGGAGCTGGCGCGGTGGTGCAAGGCGGCGGATGCGGCGGATCGCTTCGACCAGGCTGATCACGAGCTCCGCGCGCGAGGACTGCTCTCCGAAAGGCTCGATGCGCAGGGAGGGGCGAAATACCATGAAGCGGGTACTCATCACGGGGAGCAGCGGCCTCATCGGGTCTGA
- a CDS encoding NAD-dependent epimerase/dehydratase family protein → MKRVLITGSSGLIGSEAVTFFDQRGWDVHGIDNNMRRAFFGPDGDTTWNLERLRRNTRRFTHRELDIRHREAIFAILRDHRPDLVVHCAAQPSHDLAKDRPFEDFEVNAVGTLNLLEAARRHCPETPFIFMSTNKVYGDAPNEKRLVELPIRWDYADPADFEGIDEQCRIDASLHSLFGASKLAADVMVQEYGRYFGMPTVCFRGGCLTGPNHSGAELHGFLAYLTKAIKEDRVYRIYGYKGKQVRDNIHSYDVCAAFLAFYECPRQAAVYNLGGGRGNSVSILEAIARFEELMGKRLMVEYIETNRVGDHICYISDLRRLKADYPGWNITRNLDVIFQDLAGVGCERASGP, encoded by the coding sequence ATGAAGCGGGTACTCATCACGGGGAGCAGCGGCCTCATCGGGTCTGAAGCCGTGACCTTTTTTGACCAACGCGGGTGGGATGTCCATGGGATAGATAATAATATGCGCAGGGCCTTCTTCGGCCCAGATGGCGATACCACCTGGAACCTGGAGCGGCTCCGCCGGAACACGCGGCGCTTTACCCATCGCGAGCTGGACATCCGTCATCGGGAGGCGATTTTCGCCATCCTGCGAGACCACCGCCCGGACCTGGTCGTTCACTGCGCCGCACAGCCCTCCCACGATCTGGCCAAGGATCGGCCCTTCGAAGACTTCGAGGTCAACGCGGTCGGGACGTTGAATCTCCTGGAAGCGGCCCGTCGCCACTGCCCGGAGACGCCGTTCATCTTCATGAGCACCAACAAGGTCTATGGCGACGCGCCGAACGAGAAGCGCCTCGTCGAGCTGCCGATAAGGTGGGATTACGCAGATCCTGCCGACTTCGAGGGGATCGACGAGCAGTGCAGAATTGACGCAAGTCTGCATAGCCTCTTCGGCGCATCCAAGCTGGCAGCCGATGTGATGGTCCAGGAGTATGGCCGATATTTCGGTATGCCGACGGTATGCTTCCGGGGTGGATGTCTGACTGGTCCCAATCATTCAGGCGCGGAGCTTCACGGCTTCTTGGCCTATCTGACGAAGGCGATCAAGGAAGACCGCGTCTATCGCATTTACGGCTACAAGGGTAAGCAGGTGAGGGACAACATTCACTCTTACGACGTCTGTGCCGCCTTTCTGGCATTCTATGAGTGCCCCCGTCAGGCTGCCGTCTATAATCTTGGGGGTGGTCGGGGCAATAGTGTGTCGATCCTTGAGGCGATCGCCCGGTTCGAGGAACTGATGGGGAAGCGACTGATGGTGGAGTATATAGAAACGAACCGGGTCGGCGACCACATCTGTTACATCAGTGACCTGCGACGATTGAAGGCGGACTACCCCGGCTGGAATATTACGCGGAACCTCGATGTCATATTTCAGGATCTGGCCGGTGTGGGGTGTGAGCGAGCCTCCGGCCCCTAG